A window of Carassius carassius chromosome 48, fCarCar2.1, whole genome shotgun sequence genomic DNA:
GAAGCATAACTGACACGCTTTAACGCGTCGCAGGTTCTCCAGGAGCGCACACATAAGTCTTCCCTCAGTAAAATGCACATCGCACTGCATTAAACACAAAGAGATTGGAGCATCCATCCGCCTTGCCAAAACTTTTCTTTGTCTAGATGCCGTATAAAAGAATGCCGGTTATTTGTGAAAACAATAGTGCACAGAAATCCGAGCCTGTAATATCGAGGCAAGAGACTACTGAGAGTGTTCCATGGAGAGGACCAGCATTTTGGGGAAGAGGGGAATGgtaatcactgtttccacaatGGAGTAATTACGCAGGACAGTAGGGGGGTGGCTGGGAGGCTGACAGATCTAGTGCTGCTCTGATTAACAGTGAATGTTGTTATGCGACGGCAGGCTTTGATGCTCATCCTTGCGCAGTCGATGGCCTCAGGTTGAGGTGTAGCATCGAATTTGAAACATTTCTTGACTCACAGTAGTCAACAGACAGAAAGGCTTCGAAAGTTTGCTAAattcaaaaatttaaatgtttctcGACTCGTAGTAGgtggttacaaaaaaaaagacgTGATGAGAATTCACCAGAAGAATGTTGCTATTTGCCATTGTTTGCGAAGATTTCCCAATGTGGGAAGTTGATTCTTCCGCCCCTCAACTCAAATGGTGACAAAGATAGCAGCTTGACATGCCACAGATCTTATTCACACGCAGTCCAAGGACACTTCCCATGTTTGAACACTTGAAATAGTTCCTCATAACCATCATGCCCCTTGTTTGATTGGGATGAGTGGGATTCAGTGCTATTTCCtggaggaaagaaaaaaacaagaaagaatgAGAATGAATCATATCTCTAGGATGGGACAGTGCCGTAATTGGACCATTGTGTGATTCAGACAGGGTGGGGTGGTCTCTTCTGGAGTATGCCCATCCTGATATGGGCCCGGTTGATAATTACGGGCGCTCAACTGAAAAGGCACTCGAAAAGTGACAAAGTGACGCATCTCGCGGGCAAAGATGCTCCTTGGCTTTCTGTGTGTAGCACCATATGATGTACAtctaacatttacattacatttatgcatttagcagatgcttttatccaaagcgacttacagtgcattcaggctaacagcaggtaaaaaaaaatgtcatgcgGTTTATTTCTGTTAGAACTCAATTCTATCCTGTACcacagggctattcaattggcggcccgcgggccacatgCGGCCCGGAAGCAACCTCCAAATGGCCCAGCCCGTGGTCCCGCCAAAAACGCACATCCCTATGTAAACTCATTCAGTAGTACAGACCAAGTAGCCTAGCAACAACGCAAACAATGCAGAGCGCGTGCCGGTAATGTTAGTAGCCTAGATTACTATCAATATGTCTTTCTCAACACTGAAACGTAAAATTGCCAATGAAAACCGCCAGTTTAACCCTGCCTGGACTGACAAATACTTGTTTATTTTACCGCCACATCCAAACGCCAAACCGATGTGTTTAATTTGTAACGAGTGCGTCGCAGTATTTAAAGATTACAATGTGCAGAGGCACCACGTTGAGAAACACCAGACTTTCCGCACCAATTTTCCCGAGGGATCTCAAGAGAGGGCAGCGAAAGTGCAAAGTTTGATTGCATCTTACAACCGGAGCAGTACTACCATGGTGCGGTCATTTACTGCCCAAGAGAGAGCTACCGCAGCATCCCTTCGTGTTTCCTGGattttggcaaaaaagaaaagGCCATTCACAGACTCTGAAACCGTGAAGGACTGTATGCTGGCTGTCGTGGATGAGGTGATAAATGACGATAAAATCAAAACGAGCGTGGTATCTGCTCTAAAAAACGTACCCCTGTCAGATACTTCCAACATTCGTAGGGTTGAAATTCTTGCTGCAGATGTGTATGAAACATTGTTAGGAGGCCTGGTGAAAGCTGATACTATGTCTATAGCAGTAGATGAGTCCACAGACAAAACTGATACTGCTCAGTTGTGCATATATGTCCGTTTTTTTGACAGCAAATGCTTCAGAGAGGAGCTGCTCTGCCTACTGCCTTTAGAAGGACACACAACGGGCGATATAGTCTTTGGGAAAAtttctgctttttttaaagacaatggtCTGGATATGACGCGTGTGTGCATGCTTGTGACAGATGGGGCTCCATCCATGACAGGGAAAGTGAATGGTTTGGCAGCACGTTGGTCCGCTGTTGCACCTCAGTTGATCTCGTTACACTGCATTGTGCATCAGGTGGTGTTGTGCGCAAAACTAAGCGGGACGCTCAAAACGATCATGGACAACGTGATggctacaattaattttattcgCTCCACATCAAGCCTCCAACACCGCTTGTTCCGCATGCTGCTGTCAGAAATGTCTGCTGAGCACCATGACCTGCTTTTGCATAATGACGTGAGGTGGCTGTCAAAAGGCAAAGCACTGGAGCGTTTCTGTGGTCTCAGAGAGGAGATCATAACTTTTCTCCGCAACAGCAAGCAAAAAAAGGCAGAAACACACTTGAGTCGCATACTGGACGACAACTTCATGGCAGATGCCTGCTTTCTGAGCGACATATTCAAACACCTGAATGATCTCAATTTGGCACTACAAGGCAGAGACAAAACTGTAATCGACCTTGTGGAACAGATGCGCGCATTCCCAGTTAAACTGGACCTTTTCGCAACAGATTTGAGCACAGGCCGAATGCTGCATTTTCCGACACTCCGCAAATGCATCTCATCCCCCGCTCAAATCACGGATGTGATGACAGAATTCATTGCGAGGTTGAAAATGAACTTTGCTGCTCGATTGGATGGACTTGTTCTGCCCACAGAGATGGCAGTTTTTGTCAGAGACCCGTTCACTGTTGCAATAGAAGGGGACTTATCCGCCAGAGCAAAGCAACTGGTTCCTTCCATTGACGAGGGGAAATTCGCACTCGAACTTGTTGACATGCGGTCATCTGTAACCATGGCACAGGAGCTTTGCACTAACGGGCCTACAGTTTTTCGGACTAATGTCAACGTACATCAGTTCCCTAACGTTAAGAAAGTAGCGATCGTCATGCTCAGTATGTTTGGATCAACTTACACATGTGAGTCAAGTTTTTCACACATGAACTCCATAAAAAGCAACTCTCGTTGCTCCCTGACTGATCGTACTCTCCACCAATGCCTTCGGATTGCATTGACAACTTACGAGCCTAAAGTCACTGCTCTCgttcaaaacaaaaaatgtcactTCTCCCACTAAATTAGCTGggtaattgtagcctacattaaTATAATGTTGGATGTGTAACAAATGCATGCCTAATCACAAATGTGGTGATTTAAAATATGTTCCCTCAGTATGTGCAATATGTGCAGTAGTCCACCTTGTATTCATGTGTTAGTTATAGCCTAGTTGTGAATACtgtgcactttttattttatgcactttGAGATGTTCCTGGGTCAAATGTGAGCAAGATGAGTATTTTGTTTTAAAAGGAAACTTAATGTTATTGCTTATCTACTACTGTgcagtatttgtttttttacttttttttttttgcactttgagATGTTCCTGGGTCAAATGTGAGCAAGATGAGTATTTTGTTTCAAAAGGAAACTTAATGTTATTGCTTATCTACTACTGTGCAGTATTTTTTTATGCACTTTGAGATGTTCCTGGGTCAAATGTGAGCAAGATGAGTATTTTGTTTCAAAAGGAAACTTAATGTTATTGCTTATCTACTActgtgcagtatttttttttttttttttgcactttgtgATCAGATAGGTCAGTTATGTAGCCTAGGTAGGCCAAGgcaagagatgttttttttttgtaagtggaaAAATTAGGGGCTACCACAGATTCTGTTCAGTTAgctcttttattgtatttgtatgcACCTTTTGATATGCAAACTGACCAAAGTTAAAAGAGAAACAATGAATAAACCTTACATGTATTCAATACAtttgtttgtgttggttttgaaaTGTGTCATTACGAGTTTATTTCGCCGCTGAAataactggcccagctaaccttCTTGGTTTGAAAATCTGGCCCAATTGAATTTgtaattgaatagccctgctgtaccatataattttttttttgccaaagatTTTATAGCCAACTTAAACccaattttttaaaaagaagtcacttaaatttaaactatttaaaggaaaaaaatagaataaatagtcagaattaaatatttttattgaaaaaaaatgtatataaggtTGGAGCTGTGGCCTAGGTAGGAAATGTCCTTATATAGGGACATGGTCTTAAGCACagcaaacgaacacagaggtgagagatgtctccacgagactCAGCTAATCCCAACTATCTGTCTTGCTttcagagagcagtgtgtgaccgccagccccaccgcaCACAGGAGAGCACAACGGACCCACACCCCCACAGCGCACAGACcgaagaggaagccgagcaccctGCACCAAACCACCTCACGCCACCGCCTTCGGGCCCACTATttgtcaataaaatccaccctttggGGAACTCACCTGTACCTACTCGTCGTGTCCTTCACCCCGcaacactggtggagaatgcgggcaggaCAGTGAAGAAGACACCGACGACCCCTTCCCATGGGGTGTTTCCCCAGTTGGACTGGTTTGGTTGTTTTTTGTGGTTTTTCTTTTGCCCCACGCCCTGTTGGCTCACGTGTCTTCTCTGgtttccccaggtggcgctcctcccccgACGATGGAAGAAATCTTGAAgcacctcaccgaggtgagcatccgccagcaacaaatTATGGAGCACTTGGCCTCCCGTCAAGGGGAAACTAAAACGGGAGCTCGCCGCGCTCCGTATGGCTGCCGGCGCACATACTCCGCTGCCTGACCCCCGTGTTCAGGCCACACAGCTGCTGCCGAGGATGACATCCCATGATGATGTTACCACTTACCTCCAGATGTTTGAGACAGTGGCCACCCGGGAGGCGTGGCCCAGGGAGGAGTGCTGCTGACGGGAGAGGCACAATGGGCTTACCACAATGGGCACACCAGGTAGCGGAGCGTGTCGTGGTGGATCGCCTCCTGTGGGCCCTTCCCCGCCCACTTCGTCAGGCAACTGGCATGCGGAACCCAGCGAACGTGGACGAGCTGGTGGAGGCCATTGAGCTGGCTGAGACCACCCAACACCGGGAGGTTGGGGAGAGAGCGCCGGAGGACACCCAGCGACCGGTGAGCAGGCCGGCGGTTCCCGGCCCTCGAGATGAACCCATGCCCACTGAAGCACCCCGCTCTCCGCAACGACCTTGGCTGGCAGGCTGCGCCGTGCACACGGAGAACGCGCCGCGGGCGGAGGTAAAACTGAACGGCCGCCCCTTCCTCGCTCTTCTGGACTCCAGCAGCACGGTCAGCCTCATGAAGACAGCGGTTCTACCCCCGCGGTTTAAAGCCAAAACTAAGCTCTCCATCACCTGTGTGCACTGTGACCAGGAATCGACCAGTTGCTCGCCACCGTTACTCAGCCTGCCGGCCCGGCCCGGCCTGGGAACCGCCCATCCCGGAAGCCCAGAGGTCCTGACGCCGTCCCGTGCTGCTGGCCTCGGACAGCCCCAGAGATGGTGAGTCACCCCCTCCAACTCCTAACCTCTACTATGATCTGTACCAACAGGTGACGGGGGCTGGAGGGTTCTCCAAAGAGCAGCACGCGGATGACCAATTAAAACACTGCTGGGGCCAAGTAAGAGTGATGGACGGAAGAGAAATCCAACCGGCACCCCACCCCACACCTCACTTCATAGTTAAAAA
This region includes:
- the LOC132131370 gene encoding protein FAM200A-like translates to MVRSFTAQERATAASLRVSWILAKKKRPFTDSETVKDCMLAVVDEVINDDKIKTSVVSALKNVPLSDTSNIRRVEILAADVYETLLGGLVKADTMSIAVDESTDKTDTAQLCIYVRFFDSKCFREELLCLLPLEGHTTGDIVFGKISAFFKDNGLDMTRVCMLVTDGAPSMTGKVNGLAARWSAVAPQLISLHCIVHQVVLCAKLSGTLKTIMDNVMATINFIRSTSSLQHRLFRMLLSEMSAEHHDLLLHNDVRWLSKGKALERFCGLREEIITFLRNSKQKKAETHLSRILDDNFMADACFLSDIFKHLNDLNLALQGRDKTVIDLVEQMRAFPVKLDLFATDLSTGRMLHFPTLRKCISSPAQITDVMTEFIARLKMNFAARLDGLVLPTEMAVFVRDPFTVAIEGDLSARAKQLVPSIDEGKFALELVDMRSSVTMAQELCTNGPTVFRTNVNVHQFPNVKKVAIVMLSMFGSTYTLCDRQPHRTQESTTDPHPHSAQTEEEAEHPAPNHLTPPPSGPLFVNKIHPLGNSPVPTRRVLHPATLVENAGRTVKKTPTTPSHGVFPQLDWFGGAPPPTMEEILKHLTEVSIRQQQIMEHLASRQGETKTGARRAPYGCRRTYSAA